From one Cyanobacteria bacterium GSL.Bin1 genomic stretch:
- a CDS encoding DUF21 domain-containing protein, whose translation MFIILPFPTYFLAVSEPQPLLGEAWLDLIVIAFMFVLSGAFSGSETAITAFDNLKLRGLIREQGDPKGTFRLVLENRTRFIITLLLGNNLVNNFAAVLTSNLFAIWLGNAGLGIATAIVTILVLIFAEITPKSLAINNVLSIFKLVVRPIYLLSRVLSFLGIIYLFETIAQYTVQFFQKLLGQNDQQGESLTDLQLMIELLGGKGKLDIYKHQLLNKALMLDQLRAKDVVKPRIAMRTISHQGTLEELVNLCLDTGYSRIPVQGESKDEIVGIVHLKEALRLLHNLPEESRSQALVTEAMAPPVYIPETKQVASMLKEMLQQRLHIAIVVDEYGGTVGLVTLEDILEELVGEIYDESDFPRYRQRNNGKSNSTQSRRRRSQEG comes from the coding sequence GTGTTTATTATTCTTCCTTTTCCAACTTATTTTCTCGCTGTATCAGAACCACAACCCCTTTTAGGTGAAGCCTGGCTAGATTTGATTGTTATCGCATTTATGTTTGTTTTATCAGGAGCATTTTCCGGTTCAGAAACGGCAATTACAGCTTTTGATAATTTAAAGCTTCGGGGTTTAATTCGAGAACAAGGGGATCCCAAAGGAACATTTCGTTTAGTTCTAGAAAATCGAACTCGTTTTATTATTACTCTCCTCCTAGGAAATAATTTAGTTAATAATTTTGCTGCGGTTTTAACCAGTAATTTATTTGCAATTTGGCTCGGTAATGCGGGATTAGGGATTGCGACTGCCATTGTCACAATTTTAGTTTTAATATTTGCTGAAATTACACCTAAATCTTTAGCAATTAATAATGTTTTATCAATTTTTAAGCTAGTTGTTCGTCCGATTTATTTATTATCAAGGGTTCTTTCTTTTCTCGGAATTATTTATCTGTTTGAAACCATCGCTCAATACACAGTACAGTTCTTTCAGAAATTGCTTGGACAAAATGATCAGCAAGGAGAATCCCTCACTGATTTACAGCTCATGATAGAGTTATTGGGAGGAAAAGGAAAACTTGATATTTATAAACATCAGTTATTAAATAAAGCCCTGATGTTGGATCAACTACGGGCTAAAGATGTGGTCAAGCCCCGCATTGCCATGCGAACGATTTCTCATCAGGGAACGTTAGAAGAATTAGTCAATCTTTGTTTAGATACGGGTTATTCTCGCATTCCGGTTCAAGGCGAATCAAAAGATGAAATTGTCGGAATTGTTCATTTGAAGGAAGCACTGCGTTTACTGCATAATCTTCCTGAAGAAAGTCGTAGCCAAGCTTTAGTAACGGAAGCGATGGCACCCCCTGTCTATATTCCAGAAACCAAACAAGTAGCGAGTATGCTGAAGGAAATGTTACAACAACGGCTACACATTGCCATTGTGGTCGATGAATATGGAGGAACAGTCGGCTTAGTGACCCTAGAAGATATTCTCGAAGAGTTGGTGGGAGAAATTTATGATGAAAGCGATTTTCCTCGTTATCGCCAGCGCAACAACGGAAAATCAAACTCTACTCAGTCACGCCGCCGCCGTTCCCAAGAAGGATAA